A window from Zingiber officinale cultivar Zhangliang chromosome 7A, Zo_v1.1, whole genome shotgun sequence encodes these proteins:
- the LOC122002726 gene encoding protein DETOXIFICATION 10-like isoform X2 yields MEEQLIQWDGPSRRRWCCGEATEEARRIAYVAAPMVGVLMSQFLVQVSSTMVVGHLGELNLAAAAIAFSLANVSGFSVLVGMASGLETLCGQAYGAKQYHSLGVYTYRAIFSLLMVCLPISLVWASMGKLLQLVGQDPAISQEAERYAIWMIPGLFAYAITQPLMKFLQSQSLIFPMLLSSVSTLCLHVLFCWLLVYKSSLYNVGAAVSLNSCRLTRSPITKEAFKGIYEFLRVAVPSALMLCLEWWSYELLILLSGLLPYPKLETSVLSICLNSVALLYSIPYGLGSAASTRVSNELGASNPNGAKFAALVSMLLAVLEAVLVLATLLALRRVLGYAYSNEEEVVNYVYEMVPLVCLTVVSDSISGILSGVARGSGWQHLGAYVNLGAFYLVGIPVAILLGFALHLRGKGLWVGIMCGSITQSILLAVITSFTNWEHQVKLARERVLHEDYL; encoded by the exons atggAGGAGCAGCTGATACAGTGGGATGGGCCGAGCAGGCGGCGGTGGTGCTGCGGCGAAGCCACTGAGGAAGCCCGGCGGATAGCGTACGTGGCGGCGCCGATGGTGGGCGTGTTGATGTCGCAATTCCTGGTTCAGGTGTCCTCCAccatggtggtcggccacctcggCGAGCTCAACCTCGCCGCCGCCGCCATCGCCTTCTCACTCGCCAACGTCTCGGGCTTCAGCGTCCTT GTTGGAATGGCCAGTGGTCTGGAGACTCTTTGTGGACAAGCCTACGGAGCAAAACAGTATCATTCATTAGGTGTCTATACCTACAGAGCCATATTTTCTCTTCTAATGGTATGCCTCCCTATCTCCCTTGTATGGGCCTCAATGGGGAAGCTTCTCCAATTAGTAGGACAAGACCCTGCCATATCTCAAGAAGCTGAGCGATATGCTATATGGATGATACCTGGCCTCTTCGCCTACGCGATCACTCAACCCCTAATGAAGTTCCTTCAATCTCAAAGTCTTATTTTTCCTATGCTCCTTAGCTCAGTTTCAACACTGTGCCTTCATGTTCTTTTTTGTTGGCTTTTGGTGTACAAGTCAAGCTTATATAACGTTGGTGCTGCTGTTTCACTAA ATTCCTGCAGATTAACTCGTTCTCCGATCACAAAGGAGGCATTTAAAGGCATTTACGAGTTCTTACGAGTAGCGGTACCATCAGCATTGATGCTATG CCTTGAATGGTGGTCTTATGAACTGCTTATCTTGCTCTCTGGTCTCTTGCCTTATCCAAAGCTCGAAACTTCTGTCCTCTCAATTTG CCTCAACAGTGTTGCACTACTATATTCCATACCATATGGGCTTGGTTCTGCAGCAAG CACTCGAGTCTCGAATGAATTAGGAGCATCGAATCCTAATGGTGCTAAGTTTGCTGCCCTTGTGTCAATGTTACTTGCTGTTTTGGAGGCGGTTCTTGTGCTTGCAACTCTCTTAGCCCTGCGCAGAGTGTTGGGTTATGCATACAGCAATGAGGAAGAGGTCGTTAACTATGTCTATGAGATGGTTCCTCTGGTGTGCCTCACAGTAGTCTCAGACAGCATATCAGGGATTCTCTCAG GGGTTGCTAGAGGCAGTGGATGGCAGCATTTGGGTGCTTATGTGAACCTTGGAGCATTCTATTTGGTCGGGATTCCGGTTGCTATTTTACTTGGTTTTGCATTGCATTTGAGAGGGAAAGGCCTTTGGGTGGGCATTATGTGTGGCTCCATAACACAGTCGATACTTCTTGCGGTGATAACAAGTTTCACAAATTGGGAACACCAA GTAAAGTTAGCAAGGGAGCGAGTATTACATGAAGATTACCTTTAG
- the LOC122002726 gene encoding protein DETOXIFICATION 10-like isoform X1, whose amino-acid sequence MEEQLIQWDGPSRRRWCCGEATEEARRIAYVAAPMVGVLMSQFLVQVSSTMVVGHLGELNLAAAAIAFSLANVSGFSVLVGMASGLETLCGQAYGAKQYHSLGVYTYRAIFSLLMVCLPISLVWASMGKLLQLVGQDPAISQEAERYAIWMIPGLFAYAITQPLMKFLQSQSLIFPMLLSSVSTLCLHVLFCWLLVYKSSLYNVGAAVSLSISYWLNVLILILYIRYSDSCRLTRSPITKEAFKGIYEFLRVAVPSALMLCLEWWSYELLILLSGLLPYPKLETSVLSICLNSVALLYSIPYGLGSAASTRVSNELGASNPNGAKFAALVSMLLAVLEAVLVLATLLALRRVLGYAYSNEEEVVNYVYEMVPLVCLTVVSDSISGILSGVARGSGWQHLGAYVNLGAFYLVGIPVAILLGFALHLRGKGLWVGIMCGSITQSILLAVITSFTNWEHQVKLARERVLHEDYL is encoded by the exons atggAGGAGCAGCTGATACAGTGGGATGGGCCGAGCAGGCGGCGGTGGTGCTGCGGCGAAGCCACTGAGGAAGCCCGGCGGATAGCGTACGTGGCGGCGCCGATGGTGGGCGTGTTGATGTCGCAATTCCTGGTTCAGGTGTCCTCCAccatggtggtcggccacctcggCGAGCTCAACCTCGCCGCCGCCGCCATCGCCTTCTCACTCGCCAACGTCTCGGGCTTCAGCGTCCTT GTTGGAATGGCCAGTGGTCTGGAGACTCTTTGTGGACAAGCCTACGGAGCAAAACAGTATCATTCATTAGGTGTCTATACCTACAGAGCCATATTTTCTCTTCTAATGGTATGCCTCCCTATCTCCCTTGTATGGGCCTCAATGGGGAAGCTTCTCCAATTAGTAGGACAAGACCCTGCCATATCTCAAGAAGCTGAGCGATATGCTATATGGATGATACCTGGCCTCTTCGCCTACGCGATCACTCAACCCCTAATGAAGTTCCTTCAATCTCAAAGTCTTATTTTTCCTATGCTCCTTAGCTCAGTTTCAACACTGTGCCTTCATGTTCTTTTTTGTTGGCTTTTGGTGTACAAGTCAAGCTTATATAACGTTGGTGCTGCTGTTTCACTAAGTATATCATATTGGTTGAATGTACTTATACTGATTCTATACATAAGGTACTCAGATTCCTGCAGATTAACTCGTTCTCCGATCACAAAGGAGGCATTTAAAGGCATTTACGAGTTCTTACGAGTAGCGGTACCATCAGCATTGATGCTATG CCTTGAATGGTGGTCTTATGAACTGCTTATCTTGCTCTCTGGTCTCTTGCCTTATCCAAAGCTCGAAACTTCTGTCCTCTCAATTTG CCTCAACAGTGTTGCACTACTATATTCCATACCATATGGGCTTGGTTCTGCAGCAAG CACTCGAGTCTCGAATGAATTAGGAGCATCGAATCCTAATGGTGCTAAGTTTGCTGCCCTTGTGTCAATGTTACTTGCTGTTTTGGAGGCGGTTCTTGTGCTTGCAACTCTCTTAGCCCTGCGCAGAGTGTTGGGTTATGCATACAGCAATGAGGAAGAGGTCGTTAACTATGTCTATGAGATGGTTCCTCTGGTGTGCCTCACAGTAGTCTCAGACAGCATATCAGGGATTCTCTCAG GGGTTGCTAGAGGCAGTGGATGGCAGCATTTGGGTGCTTATGTGAACCTTGGAGCATTCTATTTGGTCGGGATTCCGGTTGCTATTTTACTTGGTTTTGCATTGCATTTGAGAGGGAAAGGCCTTTGGGTGGGCATTATGTGTGGCTCCATAACACAGTCGATACTTCTTGCGGTGATAACAAGTTTCACAAATTGGGAACACCAA GTAAAGTTAGCAAGGGAGCGAGTATTACATGAAGATTACCTTTAG
- the LOC122002726 gene encoding protein DETOXIFICATION 10-like isoform X3, with protein sequence MASGLETLCGQAYGAKQYHSLGVYTYRAIFSLLMVCLPISLVWASMGKLLQLVGQDPAISQEAERYAIWMIPGLFAYAITQPLMKFLQSQSLIFPMLLSSVSTLCLHVLFCWLLVYKSSLYNVGAAVSLSISYWLNVLILILYIRYSDSCRLTRSPITKEAFKGIYEFLRVAVPSALMLCLEWWSYELLILLSGLLPYPKLETSVLSICLNSVALLYSIPYGLGSAASTRVSNELGASNPNGAKFAALVSMLLAVLEAVLVLATLLALRRVLGYAYSNEEEVVNYVYEMVPLVCLTVVSDSISGILSGVARGSGWQHLGAYVNLGAFYLVGIPVAILLGFALHLRGKGLWVGIMCGSITQSILLAVITSFTNWEHQVKLARERVLHEDYL encoded by the exons ATGGCCAGTGGTCTGGAGACTCTTTGTGGACAAGCCTACGGAGCAAAACAGTATCATTCATTAGGTGTCTATACCTACAGAGCCATATTTTCTCTTCTAATGGTATGCCTCCCTATCTCCCTTGTATGGGCCTCAATGGGGAAGCTTCTCCAATTAGTAGGACAAGACCCTGCCATATCTCAAGAAGCTGAGCGATATGCTATATGGATGATACCTGGCCTCTTCGCCTACGCGATCACTCAACCCCTAATGAAGTTCCTTCAATCTCAAAGTCTTATTTTTCCTATGCTCCTTAGCTCAGTTTCAACACTGTGCCTTCATGTTCTTTTTTGTTGGCTTTTGGTGTACAAGTCAAGCTTATATAACGTTGGTGCTGCTGTTTCACTAAGTATATCATATTGGTTGAATGTACTTATACTGATTCTATACATAAGGTACTCAGATTCCTGCAGATTAACTCGTTCTCCGATCACAAAGGAGGCATTTAAAGGCATTTACGAGTTCTTACGAGTAGCGGTACCATCAGCATTGATGCTATG CCTTGAATGGTGGTCTTATGAACTGCTTATCTTGCTCTCTGGTCTCTTGCCTTATCCAAAGCTCGAAACTTCTGTCCTCTCAATTTG CCTCAACAGTGTTGCACTACTATATTCCATACCATATGGGCTTGGTTCTGCAGCAAG CACTCGAGTCTCGAATGAATTAGGAGCATCGAATCCTAATGGTGCTAAGTTTGCTGCCCTTGTGTCAATGTTACTTGCTGTTTTGGAGGCGGTTCTTGTGCTTGCAACTCTCTTAGCCCTGCGCAGAGTGTTGGGTTATGCATACAGCAATGAGGAAGAGGTCGTTAACTATGTCTATGAGATGGTTCCTCTGGTGTGCCTCACAGTAGTCTCAGACAGCATATCAGGGATTCTCTCAG GGGTTGCTAGAGGCAGTGGATGGCAGCATTTGGGTGCTTATGTGAACCTTGGAGCATTCTATTTGGTCGGGATTCCGGTTGCTATTTTACTTGGTTTTGCATTGCATTTGAGAGGGAAAGGCCTTTGGGTGGGCATTATGTGTGGCTCCATAACACAGTCGATACTTCTTGCGGTGATAACAAGTTTCACAAATTGGGAACACCAA GTAAAGTTAGCAAGGGAGCGAGTATTACATGAAGATTACCTTTAG